From a region of the Gossypium raimondii isolate GPD5lz chromosome 10, ASM2569854v1, whole genome shotgun sequence genome:
- the LOC105775906 gene encoding S-protein homolog 6, with protein sequence MLVLMGIPVKALIVLELRWLSLKKRVQHHYLANMKISTRFLLMFFVALGIIFMCVYQPAHLFGMEFEVRVINGFSNNSSLPLVIWCISQQDGDMGGRALQEGDDFGWRLKTNIWGNSHYLCTMKWDAKRRSFDAFKVPRDSQRCAPLNKCSWLVKEDGFYFSSDEVNWKKDFSWY encoded by the coding sequence ATGCTAGTATTAATGGGGATTCCAGTGAAAGCTCTTATTGTCTTGGAATTGAGGTGGCTGTCGTTGAAGAAGAGGGTTCAGCATCATTATTTGGCAAACATGAAGATTTCAACACGCTTTCTGCTAATGTTTTTTGTTGCTTTGGGTATCATCTTCATGTGTGTGTATCAACCAGCACACTTGTTCGGGATGGAGTTTGAAGTTCGTGTTATCAATGGCTTCTCCAACAACTCATCGCTGCCTTTAGTGATCTGGTGCATATCACAGCAGGATGGAGATATGGGGGGCCGTGCCCTGCAGGAAGGTGACGATTTTGGATGGAGGCTCAAGACCAATATCTGGGGTAATTCTCATTACTTGTGTACAATGAAATGGGATGCCAAGAGGAGGAGTTTTGATGCCTTTAAGGTTCCTAGAGATAGTCAACGGTGTGCTCCTCTTAACAAATGTTCTTGGCTGGTTAAAGAGGATGGGTTCTACTTTAGCAGTGATGAAGTCAATTGGAAGAAAGACTTCTCCTGGTATTGA